One Brassica oleracea var. oleracea cultivar TO1000 chromosome C7, BOL, whole genome shotgun sequence genomic window carries:
- the LOC106303631 gene encoding 40S ribosomal protein S10-1 translates to MIISETNRREICKYLFKEGVLFAKKDFNLPKHPLIESVPNLQVIKLMQSFKSKEYVRETFAWMHYYWFLTNEGIEFLRTYLNLPSDVVPATLKKSAKPIGRPFGGPPGDRPRGPPRFDGDRPRYGDRDGYRGGQRGGDVGGEKGGAPADYQPSFQGGGGRPGFGRGAGGFSAAAPSGSGLP, encoded by the exons ATG ATTATCTCAGAGACCAACCGCAGAGAGATCTGCAAGTACCTCTTCAAAG AAGGAGTATTGTTTGCGAAGAAAGATTTCAATCTCCCTAAGCATCCGTTGATTGAGTCAGTGCCCAACTTGCAAGTGATCAAGCTCATGCAGAGTTTCAAGTCCAAGGAGTACGTTAGGGAGACATTCGCGTGGATGCACTACTATTGGTTCCTGACCAATGAAGGGATTGAGTTCTTGAGAACTTATCTTAACCTTCCGTCTGATGTTGTTCCTGCGACTTTGAAGAAGTCTGCTAAGCCCATTGGTCGTCCCTTTGGTGGCCCACCTGGTGATCGCCCAAG AGGACCACCTCGCTTTGATGGAGACCGTCCAAGATATGGTGACCGTGATGGGTACCGTGGAGGGCAACGTGGTGGGGATGTTGGAGGTGAAAAGGGTGGAGCTCCTGCTGATTACCAGCCCTCTTTCCAA GGAGGTGGTGGTAGGCCTGGATTTGGCCGTGGTGCAGGTGGTTTCAGCGCAGCAGCACCATCTGGCTCTGGTTTACCTTGA